From the genome of Suricata suricatta isolate VVHF042 chromosome 3, meerkat_22Aug2017_6uvM2_HiC, whole genome shotgun sequence, one region includes:
- the LOC115287376 gene encoding LOW QUALITY PROTEIN: 60S ribosomal protein L7a-like (The sequence of the model RefSeq protein was modified relative to this genomic sequence to represent the inferred CDS: deleted 2 bases in 1 codon; substituted 1 base at 1 genomic stop codon) produces MPKGKKAKGKKVAPAPAVVKKQEAKKVVNPLFEKRPKNFGIGQDIQPKRDLTCFVKWPRLIRLQRQRPILYKRLKVPPAINQFTQALGRQTATQLLKQAHKYRPESKQEKKQRLLARAEKKAAGKGDVPTKRPPVLXAGVNTVTTLVENKKAQLVVVAHDADPIELVVFLPALCRKMGVPYCIIQGKARLGRLVHRKTCTSVAFTQVNSEDKGALAKLVEAIRTNYNDRYDEIRGHWGGNVLGPKSVARIAKLEKAKAKELATKLG; encoded by the exons ATGCCAAAAGGGAAGAAGGCCAAGGGGAAGAAGGTGGCCCCGGCCCCGGCTGTCGTGAAGAAGCAGGAGGCCAAGAAGGTGGTCAATCCCCTGTTTGAGAAAAGGCCCAAGAACTTTGGCATTGGTCAGGACATCCAGCCCAAGAGGGACCTCACATGCTTTGTCAAGTGGCCCCGCTTG ATTCGGCTGCAGCGGCAGCGGCCTATTCTCTATAAACGGCTCAAAGTGCCTCCTGCGATTAACCAGTTCACCCAGGCCCTGGGCCGCCAGACAGCTACTCAGCTGCTGAAGCAGGCCCACAAATACAGGCCggagagcaagcaagagaagaagcagagattGCTGGCCCGGGCTGAGAAGAAGGCTGCCGGCAAAGGGGATGTCCCCACTAAGAGGCCACCTGTCCTTTGAGCTGGGGTTAACACCGTCACCACCTTGGTGGAGAACAAGAAGGCTCAGCTGGTAGTGGTCGCACACGACGCGGATCCTATCGAGTTGGTCGTCTTCCTGCCGGCCCTGTGTCGGAAGATGGGGGTGCCCTACTGCATCATCCAGGGGAAGGccaggctggggcgcctggtcCACAGGAAGAC CTGCACCAGTGTCGCCTTCACACAGGTCAACTCGGAAGACAAAGGAGCTCTGGCTAAGCTGGTGGAAGCCATCAGAACCAACTACAACGACAGATATGATGAGATCCGCGGCCACTGGGGAGGCAACGTGCTGGGTCCGAAGTCGGTGGCTCGCATCGCCAAGTTGGAGAAGGCGAAGGCTAAAGAACTGGCCACCAAACTGGGCTGA